A single region of the Streptomyces vilmorinianum genome encodes:
- a CDS encoding FAD-binding oxidoreductase, whose product MSSTTPSTASLTAAHVFRPGDPGYDEELAGFQTGFALRPELIVGATGAEEVRAAVSYAAGRGLPVRVQATGHGLTGAAEGGVLITTRRMDGVRVDPGARTARVEAGVRWGQVAEAAAPYGLAPLNGSAPSVGAVAYTLGGGLGILAREFGWTADHVRALELVTADGELRRVTADGDPELHRGLLGGGHALGVVTALEIGLVPVTRLYGGAIAFDGAATDPAAVLRTYARWTETLPDTLTSSLAALVYPDMPALPPQLRGRYVISVRVAFTGEAAEGERLVAPLRAIGPALSDSLREMPYTESHTIHSDPDVPHAYWGDGILVSELDLDAAAEVLDATGPKAGRMAVVQINHLGGALAVERPNAVPYREAAFLVRALYPLDAEGTAPVRALHARVEAALAPRTLGRAVNFVFGDGRRTEGLYDAETRKRLAGLKSAYDPANLFRRN is encoded by the coding sequence ATGTCTTCCACCACCCCTTCCACCGCGTCTCTCACCGCCGCCCACGTCTTCCGTCCCGGCGACCCCGGGTACGACGAGGAGCTCGCCGGCTTCCAGACCGGCTTCGCGCTCCGCCCCGAACTGATCGTCGGGGCCACCGGCGCCGAGGAGGTCCGGGCCGCCGTCTCGTACGCCGCGGGGCGCGGGCTGCCGGTCCGCGTCCAGGCCACCGGGCACGGGCTGACCGGCGCGGCCGAGGGCGGGGTGCTGATCACGACCCGGCGGATGGACGGGGTGCGTGTCGACCCCGGGGCGCGCACGGCGCGCGTCGAGGCCGGGGTGCGCTGGGGGCAGGTCGCCGAGGCGGCCGCCCCGTACGGTCTCGCCCCGCTGAACGGCTCGGCGCCGAGCGTCGGAGCGGTCGCGTACACGCTGGGCGGCGGGCTCGGCATCCTGGCCCGGGAGTTCGGCTGGACCGCCGACCATGTGCGCGCGCTGGAGCTGGTCACGGCGGACGGGGAGCTGCGCCGGGTCACCGCGGACGGCGATCCGGAGCTCCACCGGGGGCTGCTCGGCGGTGGGCACGCTCTGGGCGTGGTCACCGCCCTGGAGATCGGCCTGGTCCCGGTCACCCGGCTCTACGGCGGAGCGATCGCCTTCGACGGCGCCGCGACCGACCCGGCCGCGGTCCTGCGGACGTACGCGCGGTGGACCGAGACTCTGCCGGACACCCTGACGTCGTCCCTGGCCGCCCTGGTCTACCCGGACATGCCGGCGCTTCCGCCGCAGCTGCGCGGCCGGTACGTGATCTCGGTACGGGTCGCCTTCACCGGGGAGGCGGCGGAGGGCGAGCGGCTCGTGGCGCCGCTGCGGGCGATCGGTCCCGCGCTCTCGGACTCCCTGCGGGAGATGCCGTACACCGAGAGCCACACGATTCACAGCGACCCGGACGTCCCGCACGCCTACTGGGGCGACGGGATCCTGGTGAGCGAGCTGGACCTGGACGCGGCCGCCGAGGTCCTGGACGCGACCGGGCCGAAGGCGGGGCGGATGGCCGTCGTACAGATCAACCACCTGGGCGGGGCGCTCGCCGTGGAGCGGCCGAATGCCGTGCCGTACCGCGAGGCGGCCTTCCTGGTGCGGGCGCTGTACCCGCTCGACGCGGAGGGTACGGCCCCGGTCCGTGCGCTCCACGCGCGCGTGGAGGCTGCCCTGGCGCCCCGGACGCTCGGCCGGGCGGTCAACTTCGTCTTCGGTGACGGGCGGCGGACGGAGGGCCTGTACGACGCGGAGACGCGGAAGAGGCTCGCCGGGCTGAAGTCCGCGTACGACCCGGCGAACCTCTTCAGGCGGAACTGA